A genomic segment from Treponema sp. Marseille-Q3903 encodes:
- a CDS encoding ABC transporter ATP-binding protein yields the protein MAIVELNNVSKIYQMGKIAVKAVDNASFKIEKGDFCAISGPSGSGKSTLLNIIGLTDLPSSGQVILNGIDIYKGISLSKTKRIPLSIDSKLTDYRRALLGFIFQTFNLIPVLNVYENIEIPLHLGSSPVTASMNKKEQTEWIDFLIETTGLTNWKKHKPSELSGGQRQRVAIARALVTKCPIILADEPTANLDSKNGDQILELMHKLNMELKTTFIFSTHDQKIVSMANHVIKISDGKII from the coding sequence ATGGCTATAGTTGAGCTCAACAATGTAAGTAAAATTTATCAGATGGGAAAAATCGCTGTAAAAGCAGTCGATAACGCATCATTTAAAATTGAAAAAGGTGATTTTTGCGCAATATCAGGACCTTCAGGCTCTGGAAAATCGACGCTTTTAAATATTATAGGACTGACAGACCTACCTTCTTCCGGGCAGGTGATTTTAAACGGAATCGATATATACAAAGGAATCTCTCTTTCTAAAACAAAACGGATTCCTCTTTCAATTGATTCAAAACTCACCGATTACAGGAGAGCGCTTTTAGGATTTATATTCCAGACTTTCAACTTGATTCCCGTCTTAAATGTGTACGAAAATATCGAGATACCGCTTCACCTTGGGTCATCTCCTGTGACAGCTTCTATGAATAAAAAAGAGCAGACTGAATGGATTGACTTTTTAATTGAAACAACAGGGCTTACAAACTGGAAAAAACATAAGCCAAGTGAACTGAGCGGTGGTCAGCGTCAACGTGTTGCGATTGCAAGAGCTCTGGTGACAAAATGCCCTATCATTCTCGCCGATGAACCTACTGCTAACTTAGATTCAAAAAACGGAGATCAGATTCTTGAACTTATGCATAAATTAAACATGGAATTGAAGACAACTTTTATTTTTTCAACGCACGATCAAAAAATAGTCAGCATGGCTAACCACGTAATAAAAATCAGCGATGGGAAAATTATTTAG